The following are encoded in a window of Mycolicibacterium tusciae JS617 genomic DNA:
- a CDS encoding AbrB/MazE/SpoVT family DNA-binding domain-containing protein produces the protein MRTTIDKAGRLVIPKALREQSGITAGEVEICLDGSAIRIESVATDTLVEEGGLLLLPSGGPELDADALRELRLADQR, from the coding sequence ATGCGGACTACCATAGATAAGGCAGGCCGGTTGGTAATCCCAAAGGCACTTCGCGAGCAGTCGGGCATTACCGCGGGAGAGGTCGAAATCTGCCTCGATGGGTCCGCGATCCGCATCGAGAGCGTCGCGACCGACACTCTTGTCGAAGAAGGTGGGCTTCTCCTGCTGCCAAGTGGCGGGCCTGAGCTTGATGCTGACGCGCTACGGGAGTTACGGCTTGCCGACCAACGCTGA
- a CDS encoding UPF0182 family protein, with amino-acid sequence MGMRPAARMPKLTRRSRILIAIAAIFVLVLLIGPRLIDTYVDWLWFGELGYRSVFTTQLFTRLVVFLIAAVLIGAIVFAGLALAYRTRPVFVPTAGPNDPVARYRTAVMTRLRLVGIGVPLFIGVLAGIVAQSYWTRIQLFLHGGSFGINDPQFGMDLGFYAFDLPFYRLVLSFLFVATFLAFIANLLGHYLFGGIRLSGRSGALSRAARIQLITLVGVLMLLKAVAYWLDRYELLSHTRGGKPFTGAGYTDINAVLPAKLILMAIAVICAAAVFSAIVLRDLRIPAIGVVLLLLSSLVIGAGWPLVVEQFSVKPNAAQKESEYISRSIAATRQAYGLTDETVTYRDYSGDAQTTAQQVASDRATTSNIRLLDPTIVSPAFTQFQQGKNFYYFPDHLAMDRYTGRDGNLRDFVVAARELNPDRLIDNQRDWINRHTVYTHGNGFIASPANTVRGVANDPNQNGGYPEFLASVVGANGSVVSPGPAPLDQPRIYYGPVIASAAADYAIVGKNGDADREYDYETNTETKNYTYGGSGGVPVGSWLARSVFAAKFAERNFLFSNVIGENSKILFNRDPAERVEAAAPWLTTDTTVYPAIVNKKMVWIVDGYTTLDNYPYSQLTTLSSATADSSEVAVNRLQIDKQVSYIRNSVKATVDAYDGTVTLYAQDEADPVLQAWMKVFPDTVKPKSEITPELQQHLRYPEDLFKVQRALLAKYHVDDPVTFFSTSDFWDVPLDPNPTASSYQPPYYIVAKNLAANNNSASFQLTSAMNRFRRDFLAAYISASSDPDTYGRLTVLTIPGQVNGPKLAFNAISTDTAVSQDLGVIGRDNQNRIRWGNLLTLPVAQGGLLYVAPVYASPGASDAASSYPRLIRVAMMYNDKVGYGPTVRDALTELFGAGADATATGPAPTGPGNGQPQATPAADGEPPAAQTPGEQRSPEAQVPAAAVPPGGPVQLSGAKAAALQEINTALEALQGAQTGGDFAEFGEALQRLDDAVQKYQSTR; translated from the coding sequence GTGGGTATGCGGCCAGCGGCAAGAATGCCGAAGCTGACAAGACGTAGCCGAATTCTCATCGCGATTGCCGCGATATTCGTCTTGGTCCTGTTGATCGGACCACGCCTGATCGACACGTATGTCGACTGGCTGTGGTTCGGAGAGCTCGGATACCGCTCCGTGTTCACCACCCAGCTCTTCACCCGTCTGGTGGTGTTCCTGATCGCCGCGGTGCTGATCGGAGCGATCGTGTTCGCCGGGCTGGCGCTGGCCTACCGCACGCGCCCGGTGTTCGTCCCGACCGCAGGCCCCAACGACCCGGTCGCGCGTTATCGCACCGCGGTGATGACGCGGCTGCGGCTGGTCGGCATCGGTGTTCCGCTGTTCATCGGCGTCCTCGCCGGAATCGTGGCGCAGAGCTATTGGACCCGCATCCAGCTGTTCCTGCACGGCGGCAGCTTTGGGATCAACGACCCGCAGTTCGGCATGGACCTGGGCTTCTATGCCTTCGATCTGCCGTTCTACCGGCTGGTGCTGAGCTTCCTGTTCGTCGCCACATTCCTTGCGTTCATCGCGAACCTGCTGGGCCACTACCTGTTCGGCGGTATTCGGTTGTCGGGTCGCAGCGGAGCACTGAGCCGGGCCGCGCGTATCCAGCTGATCACGTTGGTCGGCGTCCTCATGCTGCTCAAGGCGGTCGCGTACTGGCTGGACCGATACGAGTTGTTGAGCCACACCCGAGGCGGTAAGCCGTTCACCGGCGCTGGTTACACCGACATCAATGCGGTACTGCCCGCGAAGCTGATCCTGATGGCCATTGCCGTCATCTGCGCGGCGGCCGTGTTCTCCGCGATCGTGTTGCGCGACTTGCGGATCCCCGCCATCGGCGTGGTCCTGCTGCTGCTGTCGTCGTTGGTGATCGGTGCCGGCTGGCCGTTGGTGGTCGAGCAGTTCAGCGTCAAGCCGAACGCGGCGCAGAAGGAAAGCGAATACATCAGTCGAAGTATCGCGGCCACCAGACAGGCCTATGGGCTGACCGACGAGACCGTCACGTACCGCGACTACAGCGGGGATGCGCAGACGACGGCCCAGCAGGTGGCGTCTGACCGGGCGACGACGTCGAACATCCGGTTGCTCGACCCCACGATCGTCAGCCCGGCGTTCACCCAGTTTCAGCAGGGCAAGAACTTCTACTACTTCCCGGACCATCTCGCGATGGACCGTTACACGGGACGAGATGGAAACCTGCGTGACTTCGTCGTCGCCGCCCGCGAGCTCAACCCCGACCGTCTGATCGACAACCAGCGCGACTGGATCAACCGGCACACCGTCTACACGCACGGCAACGGCTTCATCGCCTCGCCGGCCAACACCGTCCGCGGAGTCGCTAACGACCCCAACCAGAACGGTGGCTACCCGGAGTTCCTGGCCAGCGTCGTCGGCGCGAACGGCAGCGTCGTCTCGCCCGGTCCCGCCCCGCTGGATCAGCCGCGGATCTATTACGGTCCGGTGATCGCCAGCGCAGCGGCGGATTACGCGATCGTCGGCAAGAACGGTGACGCCGACCGCGAATACGACTATGAGACCAACACCGAGACCAAGAACTACACGTACGGGGGCTCGGGTGGGGTGCCTGTCGGCAGTTGGCTGGCTCGTTCTGTGTTCGCCGCGAAGTTCGCCGAACGGAACTTCCTGTTCTCCAACGTGATCGGCGAGAACAGCAAGATCCTGTTCAACCGCGATCCGGCCGAGCGCGTCGAGGCGGCCGCGCCGTGGCTGACCACCGACACCACCGTGTACCCCGCCATCGTGAACAAGAAGATGGTGTGGATCGTGGATGGCTACACCACGCTCGACAACTACCCGTACTCGCAGCTGACGACGCTGTCGAGCGCCACAGCGGACTCCAGCGAGGTGGCCGTCAACCGGTTGCAGATCGACAAGCAGGTGTCCTACATCCGCAACTCGGTGAAGGCGACCGTCGACGCGTACGACGGCACGGTGACGCTGTATGCCCAGGACGAGGCCGACCCGGTGCTGCAGGCGTGGATGAAGGTGTTCCCGGACACCGTGAAGCCCAAGAGCGAGATCACCCCTGAGCTGCAGCAGCACCTGCGCTACCCCGAGGATCTGTTCAAGGTTCAGCGCGCACTGCTGGCCAAGTACCACGTCGACGACCCCGTGACGTTCTTCTCCACATCGGACTTCTGGGACGTCCCGCTGGATCCGAACCCGACCGCGAGCAGCTATCAACCGCCGTATTACATCGTCGCCAAAAACCTTGCGGCCAACAATAATTCGGCGTCGTTCCAGCTGACCAGTGCGATGAACCGGTTCCGCCGAGACTTCCTGGCGGCCTACATCAGCGCCAGTTCGGACCCCGATACCTACGGCAGGCTCACCGTGCTGACCATTCCCGGCCAGGTGAACGGCCCGAAGTTGGCGTTCAACGCGATCAGCACCGACACCGCGGTGAGTCAGGATCTCGGTGTCATCGGTCGTGACAACCAGAACCGCATTCGGTGGGGCAATTTGCTCACACTTCCGGTGGCACAGGGCGGCCTGCTGTACGTCGCACCCGTGTATGCGTCACCGGGCGCCAGCGACGCGGCGTCGTCGTACCCCCGCCTGATCAGGGTGGCGATGATGTACAACGACAAGGTCGGCTACGGTCCGACGGTGCGCGACGCGCTCACCGAGCTGTTCGGGGCCGGTGCGGACGCCACCGCCACCGGACCGGCACCGACAGGGCCCGGGAACGGCCAGCCGCAGGCGACGCCCGCTGCTGACGGGGAGCCGCCGGCCGCGCAAACGCCCGGGGAACAGCGCTCACCCGAGGCGCAGGTTCCGGCGGCGGCCGTGCCGCCGGGTGGTCCCGTGCAGTTGTCGGGAGCCAAAGCCGCAGCGCTGCAAGAAATCAACACCGCGCTCGAAGCACTGCAAGGGGCTCAGACGGGTGGCGACTTCGCCGAGTTCGGTGAGGCGTTGCAACGTCTCGACGACGCGGTGCAGAAGTACCAGTCGACCCGCTGA